From the Sphingomonas suaedae genome, one window contains:
- the purC gene encoding phosphoribosylaminoimidazolesuccinocarboxamide synthase has product MARRRQIYEGKAKILYEGPEPGTLIQYFKDDATAFNAQKKGTINGKGVLNNRISEHIFTLLGNIGIPTHFIRRLNMREQLIRQVEIVPIEVVVRNVVAGSLAKKLGIEEGTPLPRTIIEYYFKDDALGDPLVTDEHILCFGWASQEELHDMADMAIRVNDFMSGLFAGIGIRLVDFKLEFGRIWDNDYARIILADEISPDGCRLWDMASGEKLDKDRFRRDLGGEVEAYQEVARRLGLLPEGADSAVLDLETHRKKRGK; this is encoded by the coding sequence ATGGCACGCCGCCGCCAGATCTATGAGGGCAAGGCCAAGATCCTCTACGAAGGCCCCGAACCCGGCACGCTGATCCAGTATTTCAAGGACGACGCGACCGCGTTCAACGCCCAGAAAAAGGGCACGATCAACGGCAAGGGCGTCCTGAACAACCGGATTTCCGAGCATATCTTCACGCTGCTCGGCAATATCGGCATCCCGACCCACTTTATCCGCCGCCTGAACATGCGCGAGCAGCTGATCCGCCAGGTCGAGATCGTCCCGATCGAGGTGGTGGTGCGCAACGTCGTCGCCGGGTCGCTGGCCAAGAAGCTGGGGATCGAGGAAGGCACGCCGCTGCCGCGCACGATCATCGAATATTATTTCAAGGACGATGCGCTGGGCGATCCGCTGGTCACCGACGAGCACATCCTGTGCTTCGGCTGGGCGAGCCAGGAAGAGCTGCACGACATGGCCGACATGGCGATCCGCGTGAACGACTTCATGTCGGGCCTGTTCGCCGGGATCGGCATCCGGCTGGTCGACTTCAAGCTGGAGTTCGGGCGGATCTGGGACAATGACTATGCCCGGATCATCCTGGCCGACGAGATCAGTCCCGATGGCTGCCGCTTGTGGGACATGGCGAGCGGCGAGAAGCTGGACAAGGACCGGTTCCGCCGCGACCTGGGCGGCGAGGTCGAAGCCTATCAGGAAGTCGCGCGCCGGCTGGGCCTGTTGCCGGAGGGCGCCGATTCGGCGGTGCTCGACCTGGAAACCCATCGCAAGAAGCGCGGGAAGTAG
- the purS gene encoding phosphoribosylformylglycinamidine synthase subunit PurS — protein sequence MKLRIVVTLKNGVLDPQGKAIEHALGSLGFSGVGEVRVGKLIELDVADGITDTDIDAMCTKLLANTVIENYRVEKQ from the coding sequence ATGAAGCTGCGCATCGTCGTCACCCTGAAGAACGGCGTGCTGGACCCGCAGGGCAAGGCGATCGAACACGCACTCGGCTCACTCGGCTTTTCTGGCGTGGGCGAAGTGCGGGTCGGCAAGCTGATCGAACTCGACGTTGCCGACGGCATCACCGACACGGATATCGATGCGATGTGCACCAAACTGCTCGCCAACACCGTGATCGAGAATTACCGGGTAGAAAAACAGTGA
- a CDS encoding Crp/Fnr family transcriptional regulator, protein MNAPIVCDTCPVADRAVCSALSPEDRGELARIGHHRRYVRGETIIAAGDSATVCATLTRGAAKMSTIDRDGTERIVALVHPAGMLGQLFASTATLHVTALTDSEACLFPASRVAALSDARPALARRLPDEVSRELDESRALIDLISKRQAKGRVAALILAFARAASPAPCHDAESFELPLTRGEMAQLLGLTIETVSRTLTALETAGLIARRGSHGIAIRDRAALDDLAAG, encoded by the coding sequence ATGAACGCACCGATCGTTTGCGATACCTGCCCGGTCGCCGATCGCGCGGTCTGTTCGGCTTTGTCGCCCGAGGATCGCGGCGAGCTGGCCCGGATCGGCCATCATCGCCGCTATGTGCGTGGTGAGACAATCATCGCGGCAGGCGATTCGGCGACGGTCTGCGCGACTCTGACCCGGGGCGCGGCGAAGATGTCGACCATCGATCGCGACGGGACCGAGCGGATCGTCGCACTGGTCCATCCCGCGGGAATGCTGGGCCAGTTGTTCGCCTCAACCGCGACGCTGCACGTCACCGCGCTGACCGACAGCGAGGCGTGCCTGTTTCCAGCCTCGCGGGTTGCCGCGCTCAGCGATGCGCGTCCGGCGCTCGCCCGCCGCCTGCCCGATGAGGTCAGTCGCGAGCTGGACGAAAGCCGCGCGCTGATCGACCTGATTTCCAAGCGCCAGGCCAAGGGGCGGGTCGCTGCACTGATCCTCGCTTTCGCGCGGGCAGCTAGCCCCGCGCCCTGCCATGACGCCGAGAGCTTCGAGCTACCGCTGACGCGCGGGGAGATGGCGCAATTGCTTGGGCTGACGATCGAGACGGTCAGCCGTACGCTGACCGCCCTCGAAACCGCTGGCTTGATCGCGCGGCGGGGCAGCCACGGCATCGCGATTCGCGACCGCGCCGCGCTGGACGATCTTGCCGCAGGATAA
- the parC gene encoding DNA topoisomerase IV subunit A, whose translation MATDLTDPFDQIVDAPFDSALSERYLVYAMSTITARSLPDVRDGLKPVHRRLLWAMRLLKLDPSQGYKKCARVVGDVIGKYHPHGDQSVYDAMVRLAQTFALRYPLVDGQGNFGNIDGDNAAAYRYTEARLTQVAIDLMDGLDENAVDFRPTYNGEDEEPELFPGLFPNLLANGASGIAVGMATSIPPHNAAELLDAAILLIEQPAASDEQVLELVRGPDFPTGGIVVDSPASIAESYATGRGSFRVRAKWALEDQGRGTWQIVVTEIPYGVQKGKLIEQIAALINDKKLPILADIRDESDAEIRIVLEPRARTVDPQTLIDSLFRLSDLETRVSLNLNVLDHTRTPRVMSLKQALSAWVDHQFIVLRRRSEHRLQKIADRVELLDGYIIAFLNLDRVIAIIRTEDEPKPVMMAEFDLTDRQAEAILNMRLRALRKLEEMELRKEREALAKEQAELQALLSSEARQRTRMKRDLAKIRDRYGPETALGARRTLVAEAAPAREIPLEAMIEREPITVILSQRGWIRAMKGHADLASADTAKFKEGDGPFIAFHAQTTDKLLLAAENGRFYTLAADKLPGGRGFGEPVRLMIDLDGGTGIVGLLPASAAERLLVAANDGRGFLVKTADVIAETRKGKQVVNPRAGASLRIVRPVRTEDDYVAVIGDNRKMLVFPMAELAELARGQGVQLQRYRDGGLSDAITFRFADGLSWRMGGEQGRMRSETDLAPWRAARGAAGRMPPMGFPRDNRF comes from the coding sequence ATGGCCACCGACCTTACCGATCCCTTCGACCAGATCGTCGATGCTCCCTTCGACAGCGCACTCTCCGAACGCTATCTCGTCTATGCGATGTCGACGATCACCGCGCGGTCGCTTCCGGATGTGCGCGACGGGCTGAAGCCGGTGCATCGCCGCCTGCTCTGGGCGATGCGGCTGCTGAAGCTGGACCCGAGCCAGGGCTACAAGAAATGCGCGCGCGTCGTCGGCGATGTGATCGGCAAATATCATCCGCATGGCGACCAGTCGGTCTATGACGCGATGGTCCGTTTGGCCCAGACCTTTGCGCTGCGCTACCCGCTGGTCGACGGGCAGGGTAATTTCGGCAATATCGACGGCGATAACGCCGCCGCCTATCGCTATACCGAGGCGCGGCTGACGCAGGTCGCGATCGACCTGATGGACGGTCTCGACGAGAACGCGGTCGATTTTCGCCCGACGTACAATGGCGAGGACGAGGAACCGGAGCTGTTTCCGGGCCTGTTCCCGAACCTGCTGGCGAACGGCGCGAGCGGCATCGCGGTCGGCATGGCGACCAGCATCCCGCCGCACAATGCCGCCGAATTGCTCGACGCCGCGATTCTGCTGATCGAACAGCCCGCCGCGAGCGACGAACAGGTGCTCGAACTGGTTCGTGGCCCCGATTTCCCGACCGGTGGAATCGTGGTCGACAGCCCGGCCTCGATCGCCGAATCCTATGCCACCGGGCGCGGATCCTTCCGCGTGCGTGCCAAATGGGCGCTCGAGGATCAGGGCCGTGGCACGTGGCAGATCGTCGTCACCGAGATTCCCTATGGGGTGCAGAAGGGCAAGCTGATCGAACAGATCGCCGCGCTCATCAACGACAAGAAATTGCCGATCCTCGCCGATATCCGCGACGAATCGGATGCGGAGATCCGCATCGTCCTGGAACCGCGCGCGCGCACCGTCGATCCCCAGACGCTGATCGATAGTCTGTTCCGCCTCTCCGATCTCGAAACGCGGGTGTCGCTCAACCTCAACGTGCTCGATCACACCCGCACGCCCCGGGTGATGAGCCTCAAACAGGCGCTATCTGCCTGGGTCGATCACCAGTTCATCGTCCTGCGCCGCCGTAGCGAGCATCGGCTGCAGAAGATCGCGGATCGGGTGGAGCTGCTCGACGGCTATATCATCGCCTTCCTCAATCTCGACCGGGTGATCGCGATCATCCGCACCGAGGATGAGCCAAAGCCGGTGATGATGGCGGAGTTCGACCTCACCGACCGGCAGGCGGAAGCGATCCTCAACATGCGGCTGCGCGCATTGCGCAAGCTCGAGGAAATGGAGCTGCGCAAGGAGCGTGAGGCGCTGGCCAAGGAACAGGCCGAGCTTCAGGCGCTGCTGTCGAGCGAGGCGCGACAGCGCACCCGGATGAAGCGCGACCTGGCCAAGATCCGCGACCGCTATGGCCCAGAAACCGCGCTGGGCGCGCGGCGGACATTGGTGGCGGAGGCGGCGCCCGCGCGCGAAATCCCGCTCGAAGCGATGATCGAGCGGGAACCGATCACGGTGATCCTCTCCCAGCGCGGCTGGATCCGCGCGATGAAGGGCCATGCCGATCTGGCGAGCGCCGATACGGCGAAGTTCAAGGAAGGCGACGGTCCGTTCATCGCCTTCCACGCCCAGACGACAGACAAGCTGCTGCTCGCGGCGGAAAATGGCCGCTTCTACACGCTGGCGGCGGACAAATTGCCCGGCGGGCGTGGCTTTGGCGAGCCGGTGCGGCTGATGATCGATCTCGACGGCGGCACGGGTATTGTCGGACTGCTGCCCGCAAGTGCCGCCGAACGGCTGCTGGTCGCGGCCAACGACGGGCGTGGCTTCCTCGTCAAGACGGCCGATGTGATCGCCGAAACGCGCAAGGGCAAACAGGTCGTTAATCCGCGCGCGGGTGCGTCACTGCGCATCGTCCGGCCGGTCAGGACAGAGGATGACTATGTCGCGGTGATCGGCGACAACCGCAAGATGCTGGTCTTTCCGATGGCCGAACTCGCCGAACTGGCGCGGGGGCAGGGGGTGCAGCTTCAGCGCTATCGCGACGGCGGCCTGTCCGATGCGATCACGTT
- a CDS encoding DUF4349 domain-containing protein gives MLIGLALLSACGQADQQQDVAVAEEAAMEAPMAETAAPKAGEGDAVATTAPVAVTLPRIAYIYRVGYRLPGDAIPALQQAHVALCDKMGAARCQVAGLQRSGGEADYGNGTLKLRVESKSARAFLDTLNKVASDKGGRPVDTAIEAEDVSKQMVDAEARIRQRELLVGRLTEILRTRQGGVGDLVAAERAVAEAQEELDQAKGWLTELRGRVAFSTIEIGYNAQAADAGGFGAQIGDTLADSGSLFLIGLRGLLTVLIVLAPWVLVFGPLIWLALRWRRRRNRVVPPPSD, from the coding sequence ATGCTGATTGGCCTCGCGCTGCTCAGCGCCTGCGGGCAGGCGGATCAGCAGCAGGATGTCGCCGTGGCGGAGGAGGCCGCGATGGAGGCGCCGATGGCCGAGACCGCGGCGCCCAAGGCGGGTGAAGGCGATGCCGTCGCCACCACCGCGCCAGTCGCAGTCACCCTGCCCCGCATCGCCTATATCTATCGCGTCGGCTATCGCCTGCCGGGCGATGCGATCCCCGCACTGCAACAGGCGCATGTCGCGCTGTGCGACAAGATGGGCGCAGCGCGCTGTCAGGTCGCCGGGCTGCAGCGGTCCGGCGGCGAGGCCGATTACGGCAATGGCACGCTGAAGCTGCGGGTCGAGAGCAAGAGTGCGCGCGCCTTTCTCGACACCCTCAACAAGGTCGCGTCGGACAAGGGCGGTCGCCCGGTCGATACGGCGATCGAGGCGGAGGACGTGTCCAAGCAGATGGTCGACGCCGAAGCGCGCATCCGTCAGCGCGAACTGCTCGTCGGCCGCCTGACCGAAATTCTGCGCACCCGTCAGGGCGGCGTCGGCGATCTGGTCGCCGCCGAACGCGCGGTGGCGGAGGCGCAGGAGGAGCTGGATCAGGCGAAGGGATGGCTGACCGAGCTTCGCGGACGGGTCGCCTTCTCGACGATCGAGATCGGCTATAACGCGCAGGCCGCCGATGCCGGCGGGTTCGGCGCGCAGATCGGGGATACGCTGGCCGATTCGGGCAGCCTGTTCCTGATCGGGCTTCGCGGGCTGCTCACCGTCCTGATTGTACTCGCCCCATGGGTGCTGGTGTTCGGTCCGCTGATCTGGCTGGCCTTGCGCTGGCGGCGGCGGCGTAACCGGGTCGTTCCGCCGCCGAGCGATTGA
- the purQ gene encoding phosphoribosylformylglycinamidine synthase subunit PurQ has product MKTAVIVFPGSNCDRDLAVAIESVTGRKPEMVWHGESDLPDGLGLIALPGGFSYGDYLRCGAIAARSPVVRAVVEAANRGVPVIGICNGFQVLTETGLLPGALMRNEGLNFVCRDVDLTVENSQSIFTSRYDAGETISIPVAHHDGNYFADADTLDRIEGEGRVAFRYAGSVNGSARQIAGIVNASGNVLGMMPHPERKIEAAHGGTDGRRLFEGLLEAVA; this is encoded by the coding sequence GTGAAGACCGCCGTCATCGTCTTTCCCGGATCGAATTGCGACCGCGACCTGGCGGTGGCGATCGAGAGCGTGACCGGCCGCAAGCCGGAGATGGTCTGGCATGGCGAGAGCGACCTTCCAGACGGCCTTGGCCTGATCGCGCTGCCCGGGGGCTTTTCCTATGGCGACTATCTGCGCTGCGGCGCGATCGCGGCGCGATCTCCGGTGGTGCGCGCGGTGGTCGAGGCGGCGAATCGCGGCGTGCCGGTCATCGGCATCTGCAACGGGTTTCAGGTGCTGACCGAAACCGGGCTGTTGCCGGGCGCGCTGATGCGCAACGAGGGACTGAACTTCGTCTGCCGTGATGTCGATCTGACCGTCGAGAACAGCCAGTCGATCTTCACCAGCCGCTATGATGCGGGTGAGACGATCTCGATCCCGGTCGCGCATCATGACGGCAATTACTTCGCCGATGCGGATACGCTCGACCGGATCGAGGGCGAGGGCCGCGTTGCCTTCCGCTATGCGGGCAGCGTCAACGGCAGCGCACGGCAAATCGCAGGCATCGTCAATGCCAGCGGCAATGTGCTGGGCATGATGCCGCATCCCGAACGCAAGATCGAAGCCGCGCATGGCGGCACCGACGGACGCCGCCTGTTCGAAGGGCTGCTCGAAGCGGTGGCTTGA
- a CDS encoding queuosine precursor transporter: protein MGEEAAPVRINAGQVAGGHFRYYDYVMAAFCVILVLSNVVGAAKVATLGGLTFGAGILFFPLSYVIGDVLTEIYGYARARRVIWAGFAATFFAAVMCWVIVAMPPAPGWEGQEVYEAAFGQVWRIVGASMIAFWAGEFVNSYVLARMKLWTGGKHLWSRTIGSTVFGQGIDSLIFYPLAFLGVWTTEQVLIVMVTNWGLKVLWEVVLTPVTYAVVGFLKKREGVDVFDEGTDFTPFRTRV from the coding sequence ATGGGCGAAGAGGCGGCACCGGTACGGATCAATGCGGGGCAGGTCGCAGGCGGGCATTTCCGTTACTACGACTATGTGATGGCCGCGTTCTGCGTCATCCTCGTCCTGTCCAATGTGGTGGGCGCGGCCAAAGTGGCGACGCTGGGCGGCCTTACCTTTGGCGCCGGCATCCTGTTCTTCCCCTTGTCCTATGTCATCGGCGACGTGCTGACCGAAATCTACGGCTACGCGCGCGCGCGCCGCGTCATCTGGGCGGGGTTTGCCGCGACCTTCTTCGCCGCCGTCATGTGCTGGGTGATCGTGGCGATGCCCCCCGCGCCCGGCTGGGAGGGGCAGGAGGTGTATGAGGCTGCGTTCGGGCAGGTGTGGCGGATCGTCGGCGCGTCGATGATCGCCTTTTGGGCAGGCGAGTTCGTCAATTCCTACGTCCTCGCGCGGATGAAGCTGTGGACCGGCGGCAAACATCTGTGGAGCCGCACCATCGGCTCGACCGTGTTCGGCCAGGGCATCGACAGCCTGATCTTCTACCCGCTCGCCTTTCTCGGCGTGTGGACGACCGAGCAGGTGCTGATCGTGATGGTTACCAATTGGGGCCTCAAGGTGCTGTGGGAGGTTGTGCTGACCCCCGTCACCTATGCCGTGGTCGGGTTCCTGAAAAAGCGCGAGGGTGTCGACGTGTTCGACGAGGGAACCGACTTCACGCCGTTCCGTACCCGGGTTTGA
- a CDS encoding TetR/AcrR family transcriptional regulator, with product MNNAPIADDPVRARILDAAVEQLRRYGGAKTNVVDIARAMGTSHTTLYRHFRSKAEIFDAVVEQAMRDEAAMASAFVEADGPAAERLEAMVLALQTRKRERLAGDPEIYALYRRIMEERPEIIAAYGRAMTGLVERILDDGVQRGEFRIDDVATAAGVVRDAVTVFVHPVHVEAAMRAGLPIEDMARAVVRTLVKAFAA from the coding sequence ATGAACAATGCGCCGATTGCCGACGACCCAGTTCGCGCCCGCATCCTCGACGCCGCGGTCGAGCAGCTGCGCCGCTATGGCGGAGCGAAGACAAATGTCGTCGACATCGCGCGGGCGATGGGCACCTCGCACACCACGCTCTATCGCCACTTCCGCTCAAAGGCCGAGATTTTCGACGCAGTGGTCGAGCAGGCCATGCGCGATGAGGCGGCAATGGCATCCGCCTTCGTCGAGGCGGACGGCCCAGCCGCCGAGCGGCTGGAGGCGATGGTGCTGGCGCTCCAGACGCGCAAGCGCGAGCGACTGGCCGGCGATCCGGAAATCTACGCGCTCTATCGCCGGATCATGGAGGAGCGGCCAGAGATCATCGCAGCCTATGGGCGCGCCATGACCGGACTGGTCGAGCGCATCCTCGACGACGGCGTGCAGCGCGGCGAGTTCCGGATCGACGATGTCGCCACCGCCGCCGGGGTGGTGCGCGATGCGGTCACGGTGTTCGTGCACCCGGTACATGTCGAAGCCGCCATGCGAGCCGGTCTGCCGATCGAGGATATGGCCCGAGCCGTGGTGCGCACCCTGGTTAAGGCGTTCGCTGCCTGA
- a CDS encoding glycoside hydrolase family 5 protein has protein sequence MIGLIALAAMLAAGPQAAPARTDKLPVGTCINIGNTFEPPAESAWGGKPLAGDDMAIIAKAGFKTVRLPVRWDTHAGKGPDFKIDEAYMKRIRTAVEQARAAGLNVILNSHHFDAIHKDPLGSAPQLAAMWRQIAARFADMPREHVWFEIENEPHDKFNHSNLLAVLTPALKAIRETNPDRPVIIGGEFWSGIDSLATLPLPDDPHIVPTFHYYEPFDFTHQGASWVNPAPPLGRSYGSAEDAERLKRDVAKIRAYVARTGKTPFMGETGAHTTTSLDQRVDYHRAVTAAFGPLDIGMCAWAYSNTFPFYDKEKKQWLPGLRGAMGLPE, from the coding sequence ATGATCGGGCTTATTGCGCTTGCCGCGATGCTTGCCGCCGGACCGCAGGCGGCACCCGCCCGCACCGACAAATTGCCGGTCGGCACCTGTATCAACATCGGCAACACGTTCGAGCCGCCGGCCGAATCGGCCTGGGGCGGCAAGCCGCTGGCCGGTGACGATATGGCGATCATTGCCAAGGCGGGGTTCAAGACGGTGCGCCTGCCGGTGCGGTGGGACACCCATGCCGGGAAGGGGCCGGACTTCAAGATCGACGAAGCCTATATGAAGCGCATCCGCACCGCGGTGGAACAAGCGCGCGCGGCGGGGCTGAACGTGATCCTCAACAGCCATCATTTCGATGCGATCCACAAGGACCCGCTGGGCAGCGCGCCGCAGCTGGCGGCGATGTGGCGCCAGATCGCGGCGCGGTTCGCCGACATGCCGCGCGAGCATGTCTGGTTCGAGATCGAGAACGAGCCGCACGACAAGTTCAACCACAGCAATTTGCTCGCCGTACTCACCCCGGCCCTGAAGGCCATTCGCGAGACCAATCCCGACCGACCGGTCATCATCGGCGGCGAATTCTGGAGCGGAATCGACAGTCTGGCGACGCTGCCGCTGCCCGACGATCCCCATATCGTCCCGACCTTTCACTATTATGAGCCGTTCGACTTCACCCATCAGGGCGCGAGCTGGGTCAACCCCGCGCCGCCGCTGGGGCGAAGCTATGGCAGTGCCGAGGACGCGGAACGGCTGAAGCGCGATGTCGCGAAGATCCGCGCCTATGTCGCGCGCACCGGCAAGACGCCCTTCATGGGCGAAACCGGCGCGCATACGACCACCAGCCTCGATCAGCGCGTCGACTATCACCGCGCGGTTACCGCTGCGTTCGGCCCGCTGGACATCGGCATGTGCGCCTGGGCGTACAGCAACACCTTCCCCTTTTACGACAAGGAGAAGAAGCAATGGCTGCCGGGTCTTCGCGGTGCGATGGGGTTGCCCGAATGA
- a CDS encoding alpha-hydroxy-acid oxidizing protein, whose amino-acid sequence MPHFGDYQHQIYFAGLQGVLPTTPVDFASLEKRAEAAMAPSLLNYVQGGCGDEQTQRANADAFRHWGIVPRMMVDCATRDLSVELLGMKLPSPLFMAPVGVTGMCTQDGHGDIAAARAAAMTGVPLTVSTLTNDPLEDVAAAMGDTPGMFQLYTPKDPELAASLVSRAEAAGYKAIVVTLDTWVTGWRPRDLNTASFPQLRGHVLSNYWSDPRFQKMLAKPVAEDPRAAVMTWAATFGRVLSWADMKWLRSLTKLPLVLKGICHPDDARRAIDEGADGIYCSNHGGRQANGGIAAIDLLPDVVAAAGDVPVLFDSGIRSGSDVAKALALGATAVGVGRPYCYGLALGGAEGAAHVLRSILAEADLLMAVDGFPNIAALRAAGARRLP is encoded by the coding sequence ATGCCGCACTTTGGCGATTATCAGCACCAGATCTATTTCGCGGGCCTTCAGGGCGTGCTCCCAACGACCCCTGTCGATTTCGCCAGCCTTGAAAAGCGCGCCGAGGCGGCGATGGCGCCGTCGCTGCTGAACTATGTTCAGGGCGGGTGCGGGGACGAGCAGACGCAGCGGGCCAATGCCGATGCGTTTCGCCATTGGGGCATCGTGCCGCGGATGATGGTCGATTGCGCGACCCGTGACCTGTCAGTCGAACTGTTGGGAATGAAGCTCCCCTCCCCGCTGTTCATGGCCCCGGTCGGCGTGACGGGCATGTGCACGCAGGACGGGCATGGCGATATCGCCGCCGCGCGCGCAGCGGCGATGACCGGGGTGCCACTCACCGTCTCGACGCTGACCAACGATCCGCTGGAGGATGTCGCGGCGGCGATGGGCGACACGCCGGGAATGTTCCAGCTCTATACGCCCAAGGACCCCGAACTTGCGGCGAGCCTGGTCAGTCGCGCCGAGGCGGCAGGGTATAAGGCGATCGTGGTGACGCTCGACACCTGGGTCACCGGGTGGCGGCCGCGCGACCTCAACACCGCCAGCTTCCCGCAGCTGCGCGGGCATGTCCTGTCCAACTACTGGTCCGACCCGCGCTTTCAAAAGATGCTGGCCAAGCCCGTGGCTGAGGACCCGCGCGCGGCGGTGATGACCTGGGCCGCGACCTTCGGCCGCGTACTGAGCTGGGCCGACATGAAGTGGCTGCGCTCGCTGACCAAATTGCCGCTCGTCCTCAAGGGCATCTGCCACCCAGACGATGCGCGCCGCGCGATCGATGAGGGCGCCGACGGCATCTATTGCTCCAACCATGGCGGGCGTCAGGCCAATGGCGGGATCGCCGCGATCGACCTGTTGCCCGATGTCGTCGCAGCGGCGGGCGACGTGCCGGTGCTGTTCGATTCGGGCATCCGGTCGGGAAGCGATGTTGCCAAGGCGCTGGCGCTCGGCGCGACTGCGGTCGGCGTGGGCCGCCCCTATTGTTACGGCCTGGCGCTTGGCGGCGCGGAGGGCGCGGCGCATGTCCTGCGATCGATCCTGGCCGAGGCCGATCTGCTGATGGCGGTCGACGGATTTCCGAACATCGCGGCGTTGCGCGCGGCGGGAGCACGGCGGCTGCCCTAG
- a CDS encoding NAD-dependent epimerase/dehydratase family protein has product MEQPIPTISRTAFVTGGSGFVGVRLIGRLVAEGWSVRALGRSEGALRKVAALGAEPVRGDLTDGQALAVGMHGCEVVFHVAAHFKLWGRNKLFERINVGGTRAVVEAARATPGVRRVVMVSAAAVVMGKPEPMHSVREEEPLRFKRYAPYSASKARAERLLLDANGSRAGFETIAVRPPFIWGAGMTTLDEMAHTVTAGRFRWVGGGGQAMSTCHVDNLCHALMLAADRGRGGEAYFVSDGRDRTLKSVIAPLLATRGVDPGERAVPFGIAWALAGGMGFFWRTFRLEGEPPITRQMLRLIGKDFTVDIGKAQSELGYGARVSWEDGLAEIRRACD; this is encoded by the coding sequence ATGGAACAGCCTATCCCAACGATATCCCGTACTGCGTTCGTCACCGGAGGCTCCGGCTTTGTTGGCGTCCGGCTCATCGGTCGGCTTGTCGCCGAAGGATGGTCGGTTCGCGCCCTCGGACGCAGCGAAGGCGCATTGCGCAAGGTAGCTGCGCTCGGCGCTGAGCCGGTACGGGGCGATCTGACCGACGGGCAGGCTTTGGCGGTCGGGATGCACGGTTGCGAGGTCGTTTTCCACGTCGCCGCCCACTTCAAACTATGGGGTCGGAATAAGCTGTTCGAGCGGATCAATGTCGGAGGAACACGCGCGGTCGTCGAAGCGGCGCGCGCGACGCCTGGGGTGCGCCGGGTGGTGATGGTGAGCGCCGCCGCGGTCGTGATGGGCAAGCCGGAACCGATGCACTCGGTTCGCGAAGAGGAGCCTCTCCGCTTCAAACGTTATGCCCCCTATTCGGCATCCAAGGCGCGCGCCGAACGGCTGCTGCTCGATGCGAACGGGTCTCGCGCGGGGTTCGAAACGATCGCGGTCCGTCCGCCCTTCATCTGGGGCGCGGGCATGACGACGCTCGACGAGATGGCGCACACCGTCACCGCAGGCCGGTTCCGATGGGTTGGCGGTGGGGGCCAGGCCATGTCGACTTGTCACGTCGACAATCTGTGCCATGCATTGATGCTCGCAGCCGACCGTGGCCGCGGCGGCGAGGCCTATTTCGTGAGCGACGGGCGCGACCGGACGCTGAAGAGCGTGATCGCGCCGCTTCTGGCGACGCGCGGCGTCGATCCCGGCGAGCGCGCGGTGCCCTTTGGGATCGCCTGGGCGTTGGCGGGGGGCATGGGCTTTTTCTGGCGCACGTTTCGCCTCGAGGGCGAGCCGCCGATCACGCGCCAGATGCTGCGCCTGATCGGCAAGGATTTCACGGTCGACATCGGAAAAGCCCAGTCGGAATTGGGATACGGCGCACGCGTGAGCTGGGAGGACGGCCTCGCCGAGATACGCCGGGCCTGCGATTGA